The genomic segment TAGCATATGAAGACATCAAATTTATTGTCAACAAGCTTGGaacaacataaataaaatattattaagtaacacatatatacatacataaattaaaataaataataaacatatgaCAAATATTTCcaattaacaaatcacatttacaattaatttataaatttatctAAACCCTAAAACTAACAATACAATGTTACACaaataaaaactcattaaaaatttatatttaatctattttccaaaaatacaaTTCCAAATACCATTACTTTAACCTAAATATAAACTTAATTATCTAAAATTAAAAGTTTATCtaaaatacatatacatatacatattcatattcatatagtTTTACACTAAAATATAaactaatcatattcatataacATATTAATCAAATCACATTTACATATACatttaaaaaaactaataacattaaatatagaaaaaaaaaattaaaactaacctTCAAGAGTTGTCCAAGTCCACAATAATCAAGCCTCCAAGCCAAAACCAATatttaagaagaagaaaaaaaagaaacaaaaaatacatttaaaattcatCAATAATCTCTAATATACCTAACATTTTCATAGAATAACATTAAAAATTACTAAACCCAAAGTTAAAATTATGCATATCTTAGAAAACTCATAAAACACACACATCATCCCTAAAATTCTCATAAACACCATCAACAATGgggaaaactcatcaaaatagaaagaaaaaaaaaactaataaaatcaaTTATAACTTAGATATATGCATAAGAGAACATATATGAGAAATCTAACACTAAAAACTAAAAACACCTTACCTAAACTAAGTTGAGGCAAGCTGGAAGTGGAGAGAAACCGAGACCCTATATGAAACATTTAATGAGAAAATGAGAAAGGGGAAGAGAAAGGATCGAGGTTTTCTGGTATATACCTAAaacctacagtgacgacatggGCATAAAAAAATTGTCTCAGTAGATGAAATGCACaattttcattaatgaaaataactCGTCGCTATAGAGAGTTTCTAAAATTTAAGTTCCAGTGCTAAATTTTTTTGGGGGAaagtttcccaccatttttttgGACCTCTACAGtaacgacatgtcgttgctatatgttatttgagaaaaaaataaaacattaataataaataattttggcACTGTATATTCCCTTCAAAATATTTAGagacctacagcgacgacatgtcgtctctATAGGTCAAGATATTTTGAACCTACAGCAATGACGTTTATTGCGATGACATGTCCTCCCTGTAGgtctttaataaaaaataaaaaaagttaaaaataaaaaaatctaattttCGTGGTTTTTTGTGTTCTATTGTGACGGCATCATTGTCATCGCAATAGAAGTCGTCACTATAGGGTGAATTTCTTGTAGTCtccaaaacttaaaaataaaatttttgccACACTGCTAGTCGTTTGGGCTAACGAGTGGTACCATCGCGACCTACTCTTCAATGTAGTCAATTTGATATGTGTAAAGCATAAGTTTTTTCACCGTCACTGGAGAAGATGACTagaattaaaaataacattttaatttcttttatattTGGTTAACCATAAAGTTTATATTTTGCTttgttgtatttaaaaaataactatGTACTTGGTCACTAATTTGGTTAAACAAAAATTCATAATAATGAACCAAATGTGTATTTCTCAGTATAATACGAAATTAACTTTTAAGTTtcttttttgtttgattaataaaagaaacattattatTTACATGCAAATTACATTAGTGACCAAAAAGTTAATtaaaatttttcattaaaaaaagttATTATATAGTATACTAAAAATAACTTTTGATGATAAGTTATATAGTAGTTTGTTATAATTTATTGTAACTCATTGGTTCCTAAAACAAGTTTGAAGGTaacgtaaaagtatcttaaataataaaactctataatataacctaaaaaataCTAATcagtattttaaaattaaaaggttTCAACAAATAAATTTTAGAGGTAACTAAaatgtatatgaaataatatgctctaaatttttttttttttgtgaaaaagtaACAAATTAGTAACTTATCACCATTATATATaactaaaatgttacttttgaaaataaaaaaatatagaaaattctgTATTTCAGAAATGTTTTCTATtcagatatattattttttaaatttggtatttttttttatgatatgacaagatatttttgtaaataaaattatgtaggtaatttttgtaattattttgcGTTAGTGTATAATTGTAAAGATGTCTAAAATTATATATGTGAACGGTCAGTAGATAAAAATTGTATTTCTTTTCCTAGTAATTAATGAAATTTTGTGAAAACAATACATTTCACCATTTGAAACTATATATAAGATGAACTTTATCACTACAGAAAGGGTTAAAGATAAGGAGAAATCAGAATCTTTTACGGTTATAGTTTGTGAGAGACActttatacttatatatatatatatatatatatatagagagagagagagagagagagagagagagagagagagagagctttgaAATGGCCACACCCTTCAATCCATGCAACTTTCGTGACCATttcttcacctgaaaaagaaaaacaagaaagaggCAAAACGTGCTGAGGACATAAACCATATCTTTGAGACCCCACAAAATCAGAAAATCTTCAATATTTGTCACACAGTCAAAGTCCAGACAAACCCAAAATTGCACATGCATGGATTTTTTCCTTGTGGTGGTAAAAGATATATGGGATATATAATATTTGATACACATATACTTAATTTGATTTAAACCTTAGTAATCATATGTTAATGAACATTTATTTACACAAACATTTAACACAATCTGATAGGAATTAATTCTATATCTACCAATAACAAATCCAAATTAACGTTCCAAATTATACATATAAGGAATTAAAAAAAGAGAGACAGAGACAgagatataataataataataataataataataataataataataaattactgcCTCTCTCTCTAGCTAGCTCCATCTCCTCATTTTTCGCCATGTGTTAGGTTTTCACTTTTCAGTAATGGTTCATAATACTCTGATAATCAGCTAAACTAAAGCTATGATAAGCTTTGTCCTCAAACGACCCGTCGTATGGTAATAATCCAAATCCAAAATCCATCAAAGTGGTCTCGGCGCCATACTCATCGCACCCATTAATAACCCCAGACAAAGTTGTGGAAGCTGGCTTTTGGTTGAGATGATCACTTGCAGCCATCGAATTCGACGAAGAGTCCCAAATAGCCGAAATTTCTTGTGACATTATCGACCCATTATCGACAATACTACTGTCTCGGCTTTTCTTTAAGTAATTCACACCAAATTGATCATCGTGATCTGAAAAACCCATGATTGGATCATTAATAAGACTCAGTCCCTTGTCATAGACAGAACTAGTACTTAGTCCAGGATTGTTATAATCAACAGTACCATGAGCTGATGGTGATAACATATTTTGGTCATGAACATGGTGAGttttagaattaattattggAAATAAGGAAGAATTCTCGATATGGGTTTCAAGTTTTGGGACACAAGGAGTTTGAAATGAAGGTTTTGAGGCTGAAAGATCATGATGACGACCACGACGAGTAGGAGTAGCAGGGATTGGCTTGGTAATTAGGCTTATTTTTCCTGCTAAGAGCTTCTTCTTTAACTTGGTGTTCCAATAGTTCTTCACGTCATTATCTGTTCTTCCTGCTAGTTGTGAAGCAATGATTGACCATCTAGAcaattaaaatcataaataattaaaaattataaaaataaaaaacaaaatataatgcgaccaatttttataataaaattaatacttGCCTGCTTCCCATTTGGCTGTAGAGGTCACAAATAATTTGGTCTTCCTCTTCGGTAAAGCCGCCGTGTTTGATGTCTGGCCTGAGGTAATTTAGCCACCGTAAACGGCAGCTTTTGCCGCATCTCTTTAGCCCTATTACAAAATTCATTGCAGAAATTAAGTAAATATACATGATATGATAATATATATTATGGAAATATATATACTACTGTATGTATATCAAATAATAATGTTTGAGGTTTAAGCttcaaattttattaaaataattaaataaaaatagaaaaagggATGTTTTGATACCTTTATTATTACATAAAAAATTGCTACATTAACTTAAACATAAAATTTTGTTAGAGAAAAGTGAAATTGTGTAaattataattgttatttttatgttttataaaataaaataaaataaaaaataagtttCTATGAGGGGACTTGATCCGACTGTGAGAGTCACATACCGGAAAATATAGATGATTGATATTAGGAATTttgattaattatatatatatatttatacgaaGACATGCAAATTAAGTACTTATGATCTCTACAATAATTACAAAACTTCAGCTAGATTCAAACACTGCTGGtttgtgtttaaaataataaatttcattttcttttttaagaaattaaatgtaTTACTAAAGATAAGAAGAaagaatttataaatatatttatatatagataaaatatatatatatatatatatattgttatacaTGCTCCTTGGGTcatgaaaaattaaaatacaGTCACAACCACTCTTAAGTACGAGCGAGGCATGCATTTATGTTATATGCCTGAAAAATTAGCAGATGTACAAGAAAAATAAACAATATATATGTAATTTCATTttcttgaaaaagaaaaaaaaattgcattttCTTAACTTATAATGATTTCCAATTTCCAGCAGGAAAAATCCAGAGGAATAGGATATATTTTCCCAGATCGATGCATTTTCATACACAGATCACAGCAGCAGAATCAAGTTTAGATACAAAACATAGAATGAATAAACATTTAAGTAGTTTTTTtaaagaagaaaacaaaaaatatatgggTTCTTTCTTTGTATCAAAGCTATATGTAATAAATCATGAATATTAATTATtccagagagaaagagagagaaattaATATAACCAGCTTTTTTAGGCAAAGCAATCCAATTTCCACCAGTGCCATGAGTTTGGACATAGGTC from the Humulus lupulus chromosome X, drHumLupu1.1, whole genome shotgun sequence genome contains:
- the LOC133804032 gene encoding transcription factor RAX2-like codes for the protein MGRAPCCDKANVKRGPWSPDEDATLKTYVQTHGTGGNWIALPKKAGLKRCGKSCRLRWLNYLRPDIKHGGFTEEEDQIICDLYSQMGSRWSIIASQLAGRTDNDVKNYWNTKLKKKLLAGKISLITKPIPATPTRRGRHHDLSASKPSFQTPCVPKLETHIENSSLFPIINSKTHHVHDQNMLSPSAHGTVDYNNPGLSTSSVYDKGLSLINDPIMGFSDHDDQFGVNYLKKSRDSSIVDNGSIMSQEISAIWDSSSNSMAASDHLNQKPASTTLSGVINGCDEYGAETTLMDFGFGLLPYDGSFEDKAYHSFSLADYQSIMNHY